The genome window TGCAGTGAGATCAGCGCATGCCGCCCGAGCCCAGAATGATTTCCCCGGTCACCCAGCGGGCGTCGACCGATGCGAGGTAGGACACGATCGGGGCGATGTCCTCTACCTGCCCGATGCGGCCGAGCGGGGTCAAGCTCTCGTTCCAGGCCTGGAACTCGGAGCCGATCGCCCCGGCGGCGTGGCTGCCTTCGGTTTCGACCAGCCCGGGACTCACGGCGTTGACGCGGATGCCGCGCGGTCCGAGTTCGCGTGCGAGCACGCCGGTGATGGCGTCGATCGCTCCCTTGGTGCCGGTGTAGATGGCGCTTTCGACCGGGAGCACGCGCGTGACGTTGGAACTGATGTTGACGATGCTGCCGCCCCGCTCCAGAAACGGCGCGGCGGCGCCGGCGACCAGCAGGGCGCCGAGGACGTTGATATCGAACTGCTTGCGGTAGAGCGCTTCCGTGGTGTCCTCGATTCTGGCGAATTCATAGACGCCGGAATTGTTCACCACGATGTCCAGGCGGCCGAAACGGGCGATCGCCGACTTGACCAGGGCGTCGACTTCCTCTTTCCGGGTGACGTCCGCAGCCACCGCGATGGCCTCGCCACCGGCGGCCTCGATGTCGGCCACCACCTTGTCCGCGCCGCTCCTGCTCGAGACGTAATTGACGACCAGTTTGGCGCCCTCGGCCGCGAGCTGACGGGCGATGCCGGCGCCTATCCCTTTGGACGCGCCAGTGACGATGGCGACTTTGCCTTTCAACTTGTGCATGTCGTGTGCTTTCCTGATGCGGCCGGCCCGGGATGGGCCGGCACGATGAGGCGACATCGTCCTATGTACAGGATTGTTTGGGAACTGCCATTCCTGTATATTTCGCGTACATTTTTGTACGGATATTCAAGATGGAATGGAGCGACGTCCGGATCTTCCTGGCGGTGGCGCGCGGCGGCTCGTTCGGCGAGGCGGCGCGGACCCTGGGTGTCAGCCATCCGACGGTGGGTCGCCGGATCAAGGCCCTCGAAGTCGAGGCCGAGCAGGCGCTGTTTCGCAGGACCACGGACGGTCTGGTGCTCACGGACGCCGGCGACGGCGTGATGGCGCTGGCGGAAGCGATGGAAAATTCCGCGCTGGCCATGGAAAGGCGGCTCGCGGGGAACCACGAGCGCCTCGAAGGGATCCTGCGGATCTCGTCGGCGGAGTGGTTCGCCGGCCACGTGCTGGCGCCGGTGCTGGCGGAGTTGACGCGCCGCCATCCGGCCGTCGTGCCCGAGGTGATCGCCAGCCACCGTTTGC of Massilia sp. KIM contains these proteins:
- a CDS encoding glucose 1-dehydrogenase, coding for MHKLKGKVAIVTGASKGIGAGIARQLAAEGAKLVVNYVSSRSGADKVVADIEAAGGEAIAVAADVTRKEEVDALVKSAIARFGRLDIVVNNSGVYEFARIEDTTEALYRKQFDINVLGALLVAGAAAPFLERGGSIVNISSNVTRVLPVESAIYTGTKGAIDAITGVLARELGPRGIRVNAVSPGLVETEGSHAAGAIGSEFQAWNESLTPLGRIGQVEDIAPIVSYLASVDARWVTGEIILGSGGMR